The Pigmentiphaga aceris DNA segment GTTGCCCGACGAGATGCCCTCGCAGGTCGAACAGCAAGCCGTCACGCGCATCGAAGAACCGCTGAACCGCGAGCTGCTGGTCTTGGTCGGCCACGCGGATCGGGACCGTGCCCTGAAGCTTGCCGAGACCTTGCAGGCCCAGTGGGCGCAGCACGCCATCTTCGACAAGGTGCAATGGCAGTTCCAGCCCGACCTCGACGGTTTGCGCAAGCAGTTGCTGGCCGGCCGCTTGGCCTACCTGCCCGCAGCAGATGCCGTGCAACTGGCGCAAGACCCGCACGCCTTCTTCCAGGCACGCGCCGCTGAACTGCAAAACCCGTTCGGCGCGGTCAGTCCGGTTGCTGCCCAGGACGACTGGCTGGGCTTGAGCGGACGCATTCTGAAAGGCCTGGTCAACCCCACCCGCATGCAGACCGACCTGGGCACGGGCGCACTGGTCAGCGAGTACGACGGCAAGTACTGGACGCTGCTGCGCGGTCATACCAAGGTCAACGCCTTCGACCTGCAAGTTCCTGCCCAGGCTGCTGAACTGGTGCAACAGGCGCGTGATTTGGTCGGTGCCGACAACGGCACTGTACTGGCCACGGGCGGCATGCTGTACGCCGCCGCTGCCAGTGACCAGGCCAAGCGCGAGATGTCCTTGATGGGCAGTATTGCCACCGCAGGCAGCCTGTTGCTGCTGCTGGGCAGCTTCCGCCGCTGGCGTGCCGTGATGGTGTTGATTCCCGTTGCAGCCGGCAGCCTGAGCGGCCTGGTGATCTGCGTGGCCGTCTTCGGCAAGATCCATGTGCTGACCCTGGTACTGGGCATGAGCCTGACCGGGGTGACCATCGATTACGCCATGCATTACCTCAGCAAGAGCTTCACGCTGCGCCCCTGGAACGTGCGGCGGGCGCTTGAACTGGTGTTGCCGGGACTGACGCTCAGCATGCTGACCAGTTCGCTGGGTTACCTGACGCTGGCCTGGGCACCGTTCCCCGCCCTGCGTCAGATTGCCGTCTTTTCGATTGCCAGCCTGGCGGGCGCATACCTGTGCGCAATCTGCCTGTTGCCGCCCTTGCTGAAGGGCTTCAAGCCGGCCGCCCACAGCCATCTGCTGACGGTGTCGCAGTTCCTGGTGCGGAGCCAGCGCAAGATCCGCCGCCTGCGCTCATACACCAGCCTGGCACTGCTGTTGTTGCTGGGCCTGGGCGGCATTTTGATGCTGAACGCTCAGGATGACCTGCGTCAGTGGGTTGCCCCCTCACGTGCATTGCAGGAAGAAGCACGTCAGGTGTCGATGATTACAGGCTACCAGCCGACCAGTCAGTTCTTCCTGGTAAGCGGCGCAACCGAAGACGAAGTCCTGCAACGTCAGGCAGCCCTGTCGGCACGGTTGGACAAGGCGCGCAGTGCAGGCGGGTTGCAAGGCTATCGCTCGGTCGATCAGCTGGTATCGCCAGTGGCCAATCAGCAGGCGTTGGCCAAGACCTTGGCGGGACTTCCCGCCGATGCGTTGGCCCCGCTGAGCGCACTGGGTGTGCCGGACGAGGCATTGCGCCAGGAAATCGATCGATTGCGCGCGCTCGCCCCGGTTGCGCCCAGCCAGGCCTTGGCAGGCCCGCTGGGAGAACTGTGGCGTCCGTTGTGGATGCAGACGCCCGATGGTTTTGCGGGCCTGACCAGTCTGCAAGGCCGTGTCGGCAGCGCTGAGCTGGCAGCGCTTGGCAAAGACCTGCCAGGCGTCAAACTGGTGGATCGGCTGGGCAGCCTGACCGAGCTGTTCTCGGCCACACGCCAGACCGCGTCTTGGTTGATGGGCGCAGCCTGCCTGGTCATGGGCGGCTTGCTGTGCTTCTACTTCGGACTGCGCGACGGGATGAACATCCTCGCCGTGCCGGTCACGAGCATCGTGCTGACGCTGGGCGTGCTGGGTTACACCGGCCAGCCGCTGACCTTGTTCGTGTTGTTCGGGCTGATCTTGGTGCTGACCATCGGCGTCGACTACGCCATCTTCATGTTCGAGAGCATCGCCGGCCGCTCCACCACCCTGGCCGGGGTGATTCTCGACGCAGGCACCACTTTGCTGTCATTTGGCCTGCTGGCACTGAGCGAAACACCCGCCGTGCGCAGCTTCGGCATGGCCGTCGGCCTTGGCATCACCTTCTGTTTCCTGCTCTCGCCC contains these protein-coding regions:
- a CDS encoding MMPL family transporter, which encodes MVSERLALRAFLVLLVVMLATAAWQWRGAAPVSANLLELLPDEMPSQVEQQAVTRIEEPLNRELLVLVGHADRDRALKLAETLQAQWAQHAIFDKVQWQFQPDLDGLRKQLLAGRLAYLPAADAVQLAQDPHAFFQARAAELQNPFGAVSPVAAQDDWLGLSGRILKGLVNPTRMQTDLGTGALVSEYDGKYWTLLRGHTKVNAFDLQVPAQAAELVQQARDLVGADNGTVLATGGMLYAAAASDQAKREMSLMGSIATAGSLLLLLGSFRRWRAVMVLIPVAAGSLSGLVICVAVFGKIHVLTLVLGMSLTGVTIDYAMHYLSKSFTLRPWNVRRALELVLPGLTLSMLTSSLGYLTLAWAPFPALRQIAVFSIASLAGAYLCAICLLPPLLKGFKPAAHSHLLTVSQFLVRSQRKIRRLRSYTSLALLLLLGLGGILMLNAQDDLRQWVAPSRALQEEARQVSMITGYQPTSQFFLVSGATEDEVLQRQAALSARLDKARSAGGLQGYRSVDQLVSPVANQQALAKTLAGLPADALAPLSALGVPDEALRQEIDRLRALAPVAPSQALAGPLGELWRPLWMQTPDGFAGLTSLQGRVGSAELAALGKDLPGVKLVDRLGSLTELFSATRQTASWLMGAACLVMGGLLCFYFGLRDGMNILAVPVTSIVLTLGVLGYTGQPLTLFVLFGLILVLTIGVDYAIFMFESIAGRSTTLAGVILDAGTTLLSFGLLALSETPAVRSFGMAVGLGITFCFLLSPWTGQHHARRSTITTLARPKTL